In a genomic window of Leptospira hartskeerlii:
- a CDS encoding HTTM domain-containing protein: MSLWNRYKSELFEQSPAWSLGFFRFGFGILLFFISARYLHYGWVQKYFLEPGFHFKHFGFSWVGALPSPFLYFVFIILCITSLFISLGILYRTSIFAYWLGFTYFNLIDVSAYLDHYYLVFLLLFLLFWIPADRCFSLSHFLEAYRNGRWTIPKIPNWSLWILRFQIGCVYFFGGLAKLVPDWLFSAQPLRIWLVRDTDFPVIGGFFSYPIAGYIFSYVGLFFDLLVPFCLLKKNLRPWAYSFVLIFHILTWRLFPIGMFPWIMIFSALLFFPPDWPIKARGFLKRRGIFPYGELRNLFKTAWNKLPVTFRFLSAKILLILLRALEKPNIWGRSIEIKLSEFVSLFSSKFGIWAVSLYVLIQILFPLRHFLYPGNHLWTKQGFRFAWHIMLIQKNGIASFQVVNLRTGEIQYVLPESYLNEVQKTMMSTQPDLILQFAHFLGEKEKKRSGDDTAVYAEVRVSLNGKKSLPFIDPNRDLMKVKDDFFHKDWILPDVR; encoded by the coding sequence TTGTCCCTCTGGAATCGGTATAAGTCCGAACTATTCGAACAATCTCCGGCTTGGTCCTTAGGATTTTTCAGATTCGGGTTCGGCATTCTTCTATTTTTTATCTCAGCTCGTTATCTTCATTACGGCTGGGTACAAAAATATTTTTTAGAGCCTGGTTTTCATTTCAAACATTTCGGCTTCTCCTGGGTGGGAGCCCTGCCTTCTCCTTTTCTATATTTTGTTTTCATAATATTATGTATTACTTCCCTATTTATTTCCCTGGGAATTTTATATAGGACCTCTATTTTTGCTTATTGGTTAGGATTTACATATTTTAATCTTATAGATGTTTCTGCTTACCTGGATCACTATTATTTAGTCTTCCTGTTACTCTTTCTTTTGTTTTGGATCCCTGCAGATCGTTGTTTTTCTTTGTCACATTTTTTAGAGGCCTATCGAAACGGAAGATGGACCATACCTAAAATCCCGAATTGGTCCCTATGGATCCTTCGATTCCAAATTGGATGCGTTTATTTTTTCGGAGGTTTGGCAAAGTTAGTTCCGGACTGGTTATTTTCTGCTCAACCTCTTAGGATCTGGCTAGTGCGAGATACCGACTTTCCTGTAATCGGAGGATTTTTTTCTTATCCGATTGCAGGTTATATTTTCAGTTATGTCGGATTATTTTTCGATCTGCTCGTTCCATTCTGTCTTTTGAAAAAAAACTTAAGACCTTGGGCTTACAGTTTCGTTCTGATCTTTCATATTCTCACGTGGAGGCTTTTTCCGATCGGAATGTTTCCTTGGATCATGATCTTCTCAGCTTTATTATTTTTCCCTCCGGATTGGCCGATTAAAGCTAGAGGATTTTTAAAAAGAAGGGGGATTTTCCCTTATGGAGAGCTAAGGAATTTATTCAAAACGGCTTGGAATAAACTTCCCGTCACTTTCCGCTTTCTTTCCGCAAAAATTTTGCTCATACTTTTACGTGCTTTAGAAAAACCGAATATATGGGGAAGAAGTATCGAAATCAAACTAAGTGAGTTCGTTTCTCTTTTTTCTTCCAAATTCGGAATTTGGGCAGTTTCCTTATATGTTTTGATCCAGATTCTTTTTCCTCTCAGGCATTTTTTATATCCTGGGAACCATTTATGGACCAAACAAGGCTTTAGATTTGCATGGCATATTATGCTCATCCAAAAGAACGGTATCGCAAGTTTCCAAGTGGTTAATCTGCGGACCGGAGAGATCCAATATGTTTTGCCTGAGTCTTATCTGAACGAAGTGCAAAAAACGATGATGAGCACCCAGCCCGATCTAATCCTACAATTTGCTCATTTCTTGGGAGAGAAAGAAAAGAAAAGATCAGGTGACGACACCGCAGTATATGCAGAAGTAAGGGTTTCTTTAAACGGTAAAAAAAGCCTTCCATTCATAGACCCGAATCGAGATCTAATGAAGGTGAAGGACGATTTTTTTCACAAAGATTGGATCCTTCCGGACGTTAGGTGA
- a CDS encoding beta strand repeat-containing protein, giving the protein MSSRINPTQKFCTALVCSFILFQGCVAWPLLTGAVGLAAGKKGGGGLFFLPGGGTPTLSRVEISSPNSSFAKTTSMSLVATAAYSNGTHKDITADAVWSSSNSSIISMSAGGQATGTGVGTADISIAYENKTAQISLSVTSAPLSSISISCINQTDNLPKGITRQCTLTGNFADGSNQDLTNDPNATWSTGSSAIATIDSTGLVTAIDAGTTSIRASYNSFNATNLSLTVSSAALVSIAVTPTNKSLALGKNQQYTATGTYTDNSNQDITNSVTWNSSDTIVATISNTAGSRGFLSTEDMGTSTITATLNSISGNTDVTVTAAVLESISITPSSPSTPKGRTLNLVATGIFSDGHNENITDQVTWSSEDNSIVTVDNGSGFEGRASGINVGTIDVTAGIGGIEETVSFSVTAAVLESIQLTADDSSIAKGTSTTILATGVYSDGSSQNITGSVSWSSSLTSVIQLGTLTATPKKQVNSPNSGSLGTSTITATSGSISGTVDITVTAAKLVSIAVTPTNPSVAKGLTKDFTATGTYTDSSTQNLTASVTWASSDTSKATISNAAGTEGKATAAAIGTTNITATLGTITSPSTTLTVTAAVLQSITITPSNPSVAKGRSENLSATGTYSDNSTQDLTTSVTWSSSNNSTVGVSNVNGTKGKATGVSVGTATITATLGSVSNSITFTVTSAALDSIEVHITDSSIAKGTSTLAEATGTYSDGTTSDITDQVVWNSSQTSIIQLGVLTAAPKKTLTSPNNGSLGISNISATLGSISGNANLTVTAATLVSIQVDPTNPSVAKGLTQNFTATGTYTDASTQDLTTSVTWASSSTSKATISNAGGSNGLATTLATGTTNITATLGSVTSPASVLTVTAAALTSITIAPSPTLSIAKGRTQNFTATGHYTDSSTSDLTTQVTWSSFDQTKATVSNTSGTNGKLTALQEGSTQISASYNSVTSTDTAVTVTAAALDSISITPTNSSLAKGYTTPFTANGVYSDATTLDITAQVTWASSNTSSSTISNSSGNEGVATAVAVGTSTISATLGSVSSSTNFTVTAAVLVSISVSPTNSNVYTTQTKDFTATGTYSDSTTQNLTTSVTWASSDTGKATISNASGTEGKATGVAAGTITISATSGSVSGNTQLTVVFLDTTAPTVSNVVSLSPTTVRVTFSESVNSTQATTAANYKLALTSAVSGSCSDNSNFSSASNISVSSVSGSGAIYTLTLASSQNSGTNYTVIVNKSGIQDLSGSPNNLGCANYGDFVGQEQLKVSSASCASTSTVIINFSKPIKSGNNVGNSAECSSTAECANRYSFVGTTDLGTINSAKILDGVVCGGATADSAKVCVTHSLLQTGAQYTIIAANNVNGDGFDNTSWGSIRDSGDSENIQSSPRDRASFLGCGTSPVNFEDGPISIDPNGSTFGYLADFNSKIYTGPNNVGNGALRFAYDGSGPESVQFSFVKDTNGQNSDTSNVSSNSATTRENSIAVPPYVTLGHSGCTQNDATLANGCGPDNESGRGIFTTGSLVSNPYIFIAAARTVPSGSNYNFDYIYYSNDTSTNLNYKYIDMGSITGTVTAGTSSIAVLNDRVFPGFAKPSNDGTGTGGGLNAPDFGFITFNSSDSGSTGNCTAGSNCDAYDGTNGRRIRIDYMPFFGGPSAGGNGSINNSPNWGYYIGVDSSIVFKDRIYAANGGLHAVGHNGSIIRSNSSSPINACSSKNNCSDWTEVGPRTNQKWHNSTTNNWFSLELAKFYDLIPADRAFAQFAEYNDKLYVTRTICIQGTQASGIRTTAGTVTGCTDGTDTNRRAQLWKCDPTLTSTSTECDSGDWTVVGDDGNGITNFGDSTNKTITMVAKNGSYLYVGFDNPNGIRIYRTNTTNPGSASNVWTLVANGGLTDSTNVQQIFSSVSVNTGGVYYLYVSVGKNNTPVRVYRQQNL; this is encoded by the coding sequence ATGAGCTCCAGAATCAACCCCACTCAAAAATTCTGCACAGCACTGGTGTGTTCCTTCATTCTTTTCCAAGGATGCGTTGCCTGGCCTTTATTAACTGGAGCTGTTGGGCTCGCGGCAGGGAAAAAAGGCGGTGGAGGATTATTCTTTCTTCCTGGCGGAGGAACTCCTACGTTAAGTAGAGTGGAGATCTCTTCTCCGAATTCCAGTTTTGCAAAAACTACAAGCATGTCCTTGGTGGCGACCGCTGCGTATTCGAACGGAACTCATAAAGATATTACTGCGGACGCTGTATGGAGTTCTAGCAATTCCAGCATCATTTCTATGTCTGCCGGCGGGCAAGCCACAGGAACCGGAGTGGGAACTGCAGATATCAGCATCGCTTACGAAAATAAAACTGCCCAAATTTCTCTTTCAGTGACTTCAGCTCCTTTGAGCTCAATTTCCATTTCGTGTATAAACCAAACGGATAATTTACCTAAAGGGATCACTAGACAGTGTACCTTGACCGGTAACTTTGCGGATGGTTCTAACCAAGATCTAACAAACGATCCGAATGCTACATGGAGTACAGGAAGTTCCGCTATAGCTACAATAGATTCTACAGGACTTGTAACCGCAATAGATGCAGGGACTACTTCGATCAGAGCTTCTTATAATTCATTCAACGCCACTAATTTATCTCTAACTGTTAGTTCAGCTGCTTTAGTTTCTATCGCAGTAACTCCTACCAATAAATCTTTAGCATTGGGAAAAAACCAACAGTACACGGCGACTGGAACTTATACGGATAATTCAAACCAAGACATTACAAATTCCGTAACTTGGAATTCTTCGGATACGATAGTTGCTACAATCAGCAATACTGCAGGTTCCAGAGGATTTTTATCCACGGAAGATATGGGAACTTCTACCATTACCGCTACTCTGAATTCTATATCAGGAAACACTGATGTTACAGTTACTGCGGCAGTATTAGAAAGTATTTCTATCACTCCTTCTAGCCCAAGCACTCCTAAAGGAAGAACTTTAAATCTGGTTGCTACAGGTATTTTCTCCGATGGGCATAATGAAAACATCACAGACCAGGTGACCTGGTCTAGCGAAGATAATTCTATCGTAACTGTGGATAACGGTTCCGGCTTTGAAGGTAGAGCTTCCGGTATTAATGTCGGAACAATAGACGTCACTGCAGGGATTGGAGGAATAGAAGAAACTGTATCCTTCTCGGTAACTGCCGCTGTTTTAGAGTCCATCCAATTAACTGCTGATGATTCCTCTATCGCAAAAGGAACAAGCACTACAATATTAGCGACTGGAGTTTATTCTGACGGTTCCTCTCAAAATATTACCGGTTCAGTTTCTTGGAGCAGTTCACTGACTTCGGTTATTCAATTAGGAACATTAACTGCTACTCCTAAAAAGCAGGTAAATTCTCCGAATAGCGGATCACTCGGAACTTCTACAATCACTGCAACTTCCGGAAGTATTAGCGGCACTGTGGATATCACTGTAACTGCTGCAAAATTAGTTTCCATTGCAGTAACTCCTACAAATCCAAGTGTAGCAAAAGGTTTAACCAAAGACTTTACTGCTACAGGAACTTATACAGACAGTTCTACTCAAAACTTAACCGCATCCGTTACCTGGGCTTCTTCCGATACGAGTAAAGCGACTATTAGTAACGCCGCCGGAACGGAAGGAAAGGCGACAGCTGCCGCAATCGGAACTACAAATATCACTGCAACTTTAGGGACAATTACTTCTCCTTCTACCACGCTGACGGTGACCGCCGCGGTTTTACAATCGATCACGATCACACCTTCTAATCCAAGTGTTGCAAAAGGAAGATCGGAAAATTTAAGTGCAACTGGAACTTACTCTGATAATTCCACTCAGGATCTGACTACTTCAGTTACTTGGTCAAGCTCCAATAATTCCACAGTCGGCGTAAGTAACGTAAATGGAACTAAAGGAAAAGCCACAGGTGTTTCAGTTGGAACTGCAACAATTACAGCAACCTTAGGATCGGTATCCAACTCGATCACATTTACGGTAACTTCCGCTGCGTTAGATTCGATTGAAGTCCATATTACGGATTCTTCGATCGCCAAGGGAACTTCTACCCTTGCGGAAGCTACAGGGACTTATTCTGATGGGACTACTTCAGATATTACGGACCAAGTGGTTTGGAACAGTTCTCAAACTTCTATCATCCAATTGGGAGTTTTAACTGCTGCGCCTAAAAAGACACTAACTTCTCCAAATAATGGTTCTTTAGGAATATCTAATATTTCTGCTACGTTGGGAAGTATCAGTGGAAATGCAAATCTGACTGTAACTGCTGCAACTTTGGTTTCTATCCAAGTGGATCCTACAAATCCAAGTGTCGCAAAAGGACTTACTCAGAACTTTACTGCTACAGGAACATATACCGATGCAAGCACTCAGGATCTGACTACTTCGGTTACCTGGGCTTCTTCCAGCACAAGTAAAGCTACTATCAGCAATGCGGGAGGAAGTAATGGTCTTGCAACTACTCTTGCAACTGGAACTACAAATATCACAGCAACTCTGGGATCTGTAACTTCTCCTGCAAGCGTATTGACTGTGACTGCTGCGGCTCTTACCAGCATTACGATCGCTCCTTCTCCAACTTTGAGTATTGCGAAAGGACGCACTCAAAACTTCACGGCAACGGGACATTATACAGACAGTTCCACTTCTGATCTGACAACTCAGGTGACATGGAGTTCTTTCGATCAAACCAAGGCGACTGTTAGCAATACTTCAGGAACAAACGGTAAATTGACCGCTCTCCAAGAAGGAAGCACTCAGATTTCTGCAAGTTATAACTCCGTAACCAGCACGGATACTGCGGTTACAGTAACTGCTGCCGCCCTGGATAGTATCTCCATCACTCCAACTAACTCCAGTTTAGCAAAAGGATATACCACTCCATTCACTGCGAACGGTGTGTATTCTGATGCGACAACTTTGGATATTACAGCTCAAGTGACCTGGGCTTCTTCCAATACTTCTTCTTCTACGATTAGCAATTCGAGTGGAAATGAAGGTGTGGCAACTGCAGTTGCGGTTGGAACAAGCACTATCTCCGCAACTTTAGGTTCAGTATCTTCTTCTACTAACTTTACTGTGACTGCTGCGGTATTAGTTTCTATCTCAGTATCTCCTACAAATAGTAACGTATATACGACTCAAACTAAGGACTTCACTGCGACTGGTACTTACTCAGATTCAACAACTCAGAACTTGACAACTTCAGTTACCTGGGCTTCTTCCGATACAGGCAAGGCTACCATTAGCAACGCTTCCGGAACAGAAGGTAAGGCAACAGGTGTTGCGGCAGGAACGATCACTATTTCCGCTACTAGCGGTTCAGTGAGCGGGAACACTCAGCTGACTGTTGTGTTCTTAGATACTACAGCTCCAACCGTATCTAATGTGGTCTCTTTGAGTCCGACTACAGTCAGAGTAACATTCTCCGAATCTGTGAACTCGACTCAGGCCACTACTGCTGCAAATTATAAGTTAGCTCTGACTTCTGCAGTAAGCGGTTCTTGTTCCGACAATAGCAACTTTTCCTCTGCTTCTAATATTTCGGTTTCTTCGGTAAGTGGAAGCGGCGCGATCTACACTCTGACCTTAGCTTCTTCTCAAAATTCCGGTACCAACTATACTGTGATCGTGAATAAGAGCGGCATCCAAGATCTCTCCGGAAGTCCGAACAATTTAGGTTGTGCAAATTATGGAGATTTCGTAGGACAAGAGCAGTTAAAAGTAAGTTCGGCTTCTTGCGCAAGCACGAGCACTGTGATCATCAACTTCTCCAAACCGATCAAATCCGGAAACAATGTGGGCAATTCGGCAGAATGTAGTAGTACTGCAGAATGTGCGAACCGTTACTCTTTTGTAGGAACAACCGACTTAGGTACGATCAACTCCGCTAAGATCCTAGACGGAGTGGTATGCGGTGGAGCAACTGCAGACTCCGCAAAAGTTTGCGTGACCCATAGCTTATTACAAACCGGTGCTCAATATACTATCATAGCTGCGAATAACGTAAATGGAGACGGTTTCGACAATACTTCTTGGGGATCCATCCGTGATTCAGGAGATTCCGAAAATATACAATCTTCTCCAAGAGATAGAGCTTCCTTCTTAGGCTGCGGAACTTCTCCTGTAAACTTTGAGGACGGTCCGATCTCTATAGATCCGAACGGTTCTACTTTTGGTTATCTTGCAGACTTCAATAGTAAGATCTACACCGGACCTAACAACGTAGGTAACGGAGCATTACGTTTTGCTTATGACGGTTCTGGCCCAGAATCGGTTCAGTTCTCTTTTGTAAAAGATACGAACGGCCAAAACTCGGACACTTCTAACGTCAGTTCCAACTCAGCCACCACGAGAGAAAATAGCATTGCAGTTCCACCTTACGTGACCTTAGGACACTCAGGTTGTACCCAAAACGATGCTACTCTAGCAAATGGTTGTGGTCCAGACAATGAAAGTGGAAGGGGAATTTTCACCACTGGTTCTTTGGTTAGTAATCCATACATCTTCATCGCGGCAGCAAGAACAGTTCCGAGCGGATCGAACTATAACTTCGATTATATCTACTACTCGAACGATACTTCTACCAACCTGAACTATAAGTACATCGATATGGGTTCCATTACTGGAACTGTAACTGCTGGAACTTCTTCCATCGCTGTTCTGAACGATAGAGTATTCCCTGGATTTGCAAAACCGAGTAACGATGGAACAGGAACCGGCGGCGGATTGAACGCTCCCGACTTCGGGTTTATCACATTCAACAGTTCCGATTCAGGCAGCACAGGAAACTGTACTGCAGGTTCCAACTGTGATGCATACGATGGTACCAACGGTAGAAGGATCCGTATCGACTATATGCCTTTCTTTGGAGGACCTTCCGCAGGAGGAAATGGTAGTATTAATAATAGTCCGAACTGGGGATATTATATCGGAGTGGATTCTTCTATAGTGTTCAAGGATAGAATTTACGCTGCTAACGGTGGACTACATGCGGTTGGGCATAACGGTTCAATCATCCGTTCCAATTCTTCAAGCCCAATTAACGCTTGTTCCTCTAAGAATAATTGCTCTGACTGGACCGAGGTAGGACCAAGAACCAATCAAAAATGGCATAACAGCACTACCAATAACTGGTTCTCTTTGGAACTTGCAAAATTCTACGATCTCATCCCTGCGGATAGGGCATTCGCTCAATTTGCGGAATACAACGATAAACTGTATGTGACTCGGACCATCTGTATCCAAGGAACTCAGGCAAGTGGGATCCGCACAACTGCAGGAACTGTGACAGGATGTACTGATGGAACAGACACAAACCGTAGGGCCCAACTTTGGAAATGTGATCCTACACTCACATCAACAAGTACTGAATGTGATTCTGGAGACTGGACAGTCGTGGGAGACGATGGAAACGGTATCACCAACTTCGGAGATTCCACCAACAAAACGATTACCATGGTGGCTAAAAACGGATCTTATCTCTATGTAGGATTCGATAACCCGAACGGTATCCGTATCTATCGCACGAACACGACCAACCCTGGATCCGCTTCTAACGTATGGACCCTGGTTGCGAACGGTGGACTCACAGATTCCACAAATGTGCAGCAGATTTTCTCCTCTGTTTCCGTAAATACCGGCGGAGTTTATTATCTTTATGTGAGTGTTGGAAAGAACAATACTCCCGTCAGAGTATATAGGCAGCAGAACTTATGA
- a CDS encoding LIC_10463 family lipoprotein, producing the protein MKKTLGIGFVFSLLSLVLLYNCREDQRYEPLRFEKVSRAESSAFQAHVDGTILTDPWEYRFRIKQADRVTLIVEVLTDKPDLGVTLSRKGILFDSKIKCGDKISQLSPCKLEINNPEKGDYSLVLNHLSSDPSEVLSYRIFAAVHGPGYASVIWEEEVARR; encoded by the coding sequence ATGAAAAAGACATTAGGTATCGGTTTCGTATTCAGCTTATTATCTCTGGTCCTTCTATATAATTGTAGGGAAGATCAGAGATACGAACCGTTACGTTTCGAAAAAGTTTCCAGAGCGGAGAGTTCCGCTTTCCAGGCACATGTGGACGGAACCATTCTCACAGATCCTTGGGAATATAGATTTAGGATCAAACAGGCAGATAGAGTAACTCTGATCGTAGAAGTCTTGACGGATAAACCCGATCTGGGAGTGACCTTGTCCAGAAAAGGGATCTTATTCGATTCAAAGATCAAATGTGGCGATAAGATCAGCCAACTTTCTCCCTGTAAACTTGAAATAAACAATCCTGAAAAAGGAGATTATTCCTTGGTATTAAATCATCTTTCTTCCGACCCTTCGGAAGTTCTTTCTTACAGAATATTCGCCGCTGTGCATGGCCCGGGTTATGCCTCGGTAATTTGGGAGGAAGAAGTTGCGCGCAGATAA
- a CDS encoding LIC_10461 domain-containing protein → MLQIVRIQILVLIFGFSMGCHTTTVVHKGGDTPYALAKETPGPDKKAKQGSTVFGIYSTTAPMEASCDRNHPEVIIKTGFVDLVIHTLIGPFYTTKTVEVYCKP, encoded by the coding sequence ATGTTACAAATAGTCAGAATTCAAATCTTAGTTCTAATCTTCGGATTTTCTATGGGCTGCCATACCACCACCGTGGTTCATAAAGGCGGAGATACACCGTACGCATTGGCAAAGGAAACTCCAGGTCCCGATAAAAAAGCAAAACAAGGAAGCACAGTTTTCGGGATCTATTCTACTACCGCTCCAATGGAGGCGAGCTGCGATAGGAACCATCCAGAAGTGATCATCAAGACCGGCTTCGTGGACTTGGTCATTCATACTCTGATCGGCCCCTTCTATACTACCAAGACGGTAGAAGTGTATTGCAAACCGTAA
- a CDS encoding DNA-processing protein DprA, with protein MDFLSLSSPILYKILSRSRFLSQSLSELEVLEKLKEILPKDLKEKAKFDSKNYSSSLKKMGAEIVSYFDPEYPSLLKEIYDPPPNLFCFGNIGLLKLSYLAVVGTRKVSPVTLHYSKLIPDLVNSLGLDGIISGLALGVDKAAMSQALDQEIPVIGVMGTGPEKEYPYENRNLYKRMKSSINGLVITECPPGFEVRKYAFPKRNRIITGISPSLLVMEAPSKSGALSSASNAISQDRDVFVFDHPLQTQNQGGKKLLFEGASPISFDNYQKEGEKIFHLEEILPSSFEEVPGMLARLGKNKLNGNWIDIGNGFIRSVQ; from the coding sequence ATGGACTTTCTTTCTCTCTCTTCTCCGATCCTTTATAAAATTCTAAGCAGGTCCAGATTTTTATCCCAGAGCCTCTCCGAATTAGAGGTCCTGGAAAAATTAAAAGAAATACTCCCGAAAGATCTAAAAGAAAAAGCAAAATTCGATTCTAAAAATTACTCATCTTCCTTAAAAAAGATGGGAGCGGAAATCGTTTCTTATTTCGATCCTGAATATCCGAGCCTCCTGAAAGAAATTTATGACCCTCCACCAAATTTATTCTGTTTTGGCAACATCGGGCTCCTAAAACTTTCTTATCTGGCCGTGGTGGGGACCAGGAAAGTTTCTCCTGTAACATTACATTATTCTAAATTAATTCCGGATCTTGTAAATTCTCTTGGGCTGGACGGTATTATTTCCGGTTTAGCTTTAGGAGTGGATAAGGCAGCAATGTCGCAAGCCCTGGACCAAGAAATTCCCGTGATAGGAGTCATGGGCACAGGCCCGGAAAAAGAATATCCTTACGAAAACAGGAATTTATACAAAAGAATGAAATCTTCTATCAATGGTTTAGTGATCACTGAATGTCCTCCCGGTTTTGAAGTCAGAAAATATGCATTCCCAAAAAGGAATAGGATTATCACCGGCATTTCACCTTCCCTCTTAGTAATGGAAGCTCCTTCTAAAAGCGGAGCGTTATCTTCTGCATCTAATGCAATCTCTCAAGATAGAGATGTTTTTGTTTTTGATCATCCATTGCAGACTCAGAACCAAGGAGGGAAAAAATTACTCTTTGAAGGAGCTTCTCCTATTTCGTTTGATAATTATCAAAAAGAAGGAGAGAAAATTTTTCATTTGGAGGAAATTCTCCCTTCTTCCTTCGAAGAAGTTCCCGGAATGCTTGCTCGATTGGGAAAAAACAAATTGAATGGTAATTGGATCGATATAGGAAACGGTTTCATTCGATCTGTTCAATAA
- a CDS encoding DUF2179 domain-containing protein, with the protein MPNWAFDYLILPLGIYLARMTDVSIGTVRIILISRERKVLAALLGFVEVLLWLIVITQIMRNLSNVFCYIAYAGGFATGTFLGMVVEEKLALGHSLIRIIVPEKGEEIVQNLTQAGYRTTTLEAQGARGPVKVILSLLRRKDIPIVLGILKNTAPGAFYTIENARKTSDPELWKTSGQEGESFARILWRRQSRIRK; encoded by the coding sequence ATGCCTAACTGGGCCTTCGATTATCTAATTTTACCCCTCGGAATTTATCTAGCCAGAATGACGGACGTAAGCATAGGCACTGTCCGTATCATCCTAATCTCCAGAGAAAGAAAGGTCCTAGCGGCACTCCTAGGCTTTGTAGAAGTGCTTCTCTGGCTGATAGTAATCACTCAGATCATGAGAAACCTGAGCAACGTTTTTTGTTATATCGCATACGCGGGTGGATTTGCCACAGGCACTTTTCTCGGTATGGTAGTAGAAGAGAAATTAGCCTTAGGACATTCGCTTATCCGTATCATCGTTCCGGAAAAAGGAGAAGAGATCGTCCAGAACCTGACCCAGGCAGGCTACCGCACCACCACGTTGGAAGCACAAGGAGCCAGAGGACCGGTTAAAGTCATTCTATCCTTATTAAGAAGAAAGGATATACCCATTGTGCTTGGAATACTGAAGAATACTGCGCCTGGGGCCTTTTATACGATAGAGAATGCTCGTAAAACAAGCGATCCGGAACTATGGAAGACTTCTGGACAGGAAGGAGAAAGTTTTGCCCGCATCCTATGGAGAAGGCAATCCAGGATCAGGAAATGA
- a CDS encoding SET domain-containing protein: MIERRTNKFGENGIFASQPIAKGTLLFSYSEWIEDEEFGWKVLSVSEADELPEEEKEIFMKYGYDVDFGLVTGPSGPEFVINHSNFMNHSCDPNMWYDQMDNIIAKRDIEVGEELNIDYGNFVVNFDQTFECACGSSNCRKFIRKDDWKLLLPQYNLNFPTFMHKEIKKILVKVPA, translated from the coding sequence ATGATCGAAAGACGCACGAACAAGTTCGGGGAAAACGGAATCTTCGCCTCTCAACCAATCGCTAAGGGAACATTACTGTTCAGTTATAGCGAATGGATCGAAGATGAGGAATTCGGATGGAAAGTACTCTCCGTCTCGGAAGCCGATGAACTTCCGGAAGAGGAGAAGGAAATCTTCATGAAATACGGCTATGATGTAGACTTCGGCCTAGTCACCGGCCCTTCCGGACCTGAATTTGTTATCAATCATTCTAACTTTATGAACCATTCCTGCGATCCGAACATGTGGTACGATCAAATGGACAATATTATAGCCAAAAGGGATATAGAAGTTGGGGAAGAGCTAAACATCGACTACGGTAACTTCGTAGTGAACTTCGACCAGACCTTTGAATGCGCTTGTGGGTCTTCTAACTGTCGCAAATTCATCCGTAAGGACGATTGGAAACTCTTACTACCTCAGTACAATCTCAACTTTCCTACGTTCATGCATAAGGAAATTAAGAAGATCTTAGTAAAAGTCCCTGCCTAA
- a CDS encoding Bor/Iss family lipoprotein, with product MRADKILPILSIILLSFGFGESCRHAMVRYPQSLPEACRIYPTSRECKRALDIRSAQAEQGGEIHKVQHTYYLFGLYPGNLVLDTSKYCAEGPRSVHQYTSFWNGLWEQLTLAIYSPQTVEIECYK from the coding sequence TTGCGCGCAGATAAAATTCTACCCATACTCTCGATCATACTCTTAAGTTTTGGATTCGGGGAATCATGCAGACATGCCATGGTCCGTTATCCTCAAAGCCTTCCGGAAGCGTGCAGGATCTACCCTACTTCCAGAGAATGTAAACGTGCTTTAGATATAAGATCTGCTCAGGCGGAACAAGGCGGAGAAATTCATAAGGTCCAACATACCTACTACCTCTTCGGACTTTATCCTGGAAATCTAGTCCTGGATACTTCTAAGTACTGCGCAGAAGGACCTCGATCCGTCCATCAGTACACCAGTTTTTGGAATGGGCTTTGGGAGCAGTTAACACTTGCAATCTATTCCCCCCAAACAGTGGAGATAGAATGTTACAAATAG